The Flavobacteriales bacterium genome segment ATGTACCATATTGTTGAAAATACTATTGTGAAAGAATATCATGTCTCTACTGCTAAAAAGGGTGTTGGAAACCAAAAAAATAGCGATATGACGCCGCATGGACTACACTATATCAAAGAAAAACATGGGGATAAAACGCCACAAAATGGTAGAATGATTGGTAGAGTATTTTACGGACAAATCGCTACCATATATTCTGACACTACCTCATCTAAAACAGATGATATAACAAGTAGAATATTATGGCTAAGCGGTATGGAAAAAGATATTAATAAAGGAGGAAATGTGGACTCATACAGTCGATATATCTATATACATGGCACTTCTGAAGAAGGCAAAATAGGAACCCCTGCCTCGCATGGTTGTATTAGAATGTTGAATACTGATGTCATCGAGCTATACGCTAAGATAAAGATTGGCGTAAAAGTCCTTATTTTAGATAATTAAACTAAATTAGCCACAAGATAATTTATGGAATTTTTTATAATAATCACATTTTTACTTTTAGGATTTGGCCTGATATCTTTTCAAAACAGATCCAAATCACAAGAGACTGATAACTCTAAAAACGATGAATTGGTTCAGCAAATCATTGAGTTAAAATCTGAGTTGAGTGCCAAAGAAGAACGCATAAAAATTTTAAATGAAAAAATTAAAGACGCTCAAGAAACAAAAGAAGAAACGGAAGAGCGACTTACCAAAGAGTTTGAAAATTTAGCCCATAAAATACTAGACCTAAACTCAGAAAAATTTAAAAAACAAAATAAAGAGCAAATAGATTCACTTCTAAGTCCATTAAGTGAACAAATAGAAAAGTTCAAGAAAAAGGTAG includes the following:
- a CDS encoding L,D-transpeptidase encodes the protein MGQVILFIFLLFSFSADDSIVDRVNNYCQEKKGKTYDEILFVSVKEQKMYHIVENTIVKEYHVSTAKKGVGNQKNSDMTPHGLHYIKEKHGDKTPQNGRMIGRVFYGQIATIYSDTTSSKTDDITSRILWLSGMEKDINKGGNVDSYSRYIYIHGTSEEGKIGTPASHGCIRMLNTDVIELYAKIKIGVKVLILDN